The genomic stretch CCATGAATACAGCAACATTTGCCCAGGCTGGAGGCCTGTGACTGAGATTTAGACCTTTGCTTTGCACTGTCTCTCCCATGCCCAGCATTATGAGCCCCAGTGTCAGTGGAGCACTGTGCAGACCAGTCCCTTGATGTGACGACAAGATCACAAACATGGTTGGGTGCATTGCCCACACCAGCCAGGCAGCTGCACCTACCTGAGCCTGCATTTCCCACCGATCACCCATGAGGGTTGCTCCTACCTGACAGCCATGAGCCCCAGCAGGGCCCAACACGTGTTGTGGATCTGCGACTCGGCACTCTGCACATAGGTGCGCTGCTCGCACGACTCAAAGTCCTCTCCCCACCCGCCATCTGCCATCTGCTTGGAGAGGAGGAACTGGCAGGCCTGGGCCACCTCTCGGCATGCAGCCCTGTGAGGATGGGGCAGAGAATCAGAGCTGGGGACAGGGAATGTTTGCACGCCTATGTCCCAGCTGCAAACAGGAGCTGTGctctgcccatggctggggctgccccaagAGTTAGGCCCAGTGAGTGCCCTGGTCATAGcatagaatcagaatcaaccaggttggaaaaggcctttaagctcatcaagtccaactgttccccagccctgccaaggccaccactgacccatggcaccgaggcctcgtctccacggtgtgtgagcacttgcagggatggtgactgcagccctgccctgggcagcctgttccaatgcctcataTCACAGGCACAGGAtctgggaggagcaggagagccTATGCACAGCCAGGGCACCCACCCAGCCCCGCCATGGTGTCCTGCGCCAGCCCTAGAGGTAGGCAGAGGCAGGGGAACGAGACTTCTCACCCATCATGATATGTGTGCTGCATACTGGCAAATGcctccagcccaaaccaggtgCCGTAGGTGAAACAAACCCCCCAGCTCCtagaaggaaagggagagaggcACTGTCAGGGGTGCAGGGCTTCAGGTCGAGGTGTtcacagcacaggcacagccaggcATAAAGCTGCCTGTGCCTTCCCCTATGACACAGCCATGCCCAGTCCCaccaccccctgctcccagctcacTCATCAGTCCTCATCAAACACTCTGGGACCAGAGAAGCTGGAGCCACCCTTGTCCTCAGGGGTTGTCTGCATCTTGTGCAGTGCACAAGGAACCTACTTGGCCCCATTTGCCCTTCCCACAGATCCTGCCAGCCAGGAATGCTTGTCCTCTTGGTCCCTCTCACACTGGGGCAGCCAGGGAACACTGCTTACCCTTCCCATGACCCATCAGCTCGCTGCTTCCTGCGACAGAAGTCCAGGCCCTTCTTCAGAGTGTCTCTGGTCAGGAAAAAGATACCCATTTCAGAAGCAGTTGCTTCATCAGGAGCATCCATCAGTTCCTCTAAGGCTTTGATGGGCCCCATTGTTATAACGCTCAAGAGGCAAGAGCATGCAGACAGGCAGCTACACTGTTCAGGATCTAAGAGTCAAATCAAGCACCAGCTGGGTGCTTCATGCCAGCAAGCAAGCAGAGGACACAGCCTACAGCTGGCTGCAAGATCAAGGCAAGTGCTAAGTCAAGAGGGAGGCAGATATCTACCAATTTCCCCCAGCCTGATCCCAAACAGGCTTAAGAGGCTGCTTGTGAGTGGCTCTGGCTTAGAGAAGTCACCAGCATCCCAGCTGTGCAGATACCAGTGGCCACCCCAGGGGCTGCTCCATGCCAGTGAAGAGATCCAGGCAAGACTCTTGAcagggctctgcaggggctgtgcCAACAGAGGCCACAGCAGGCAGCATGGGACATTGCAGCCTGTCTTCTCCCCTACCCAGCTCTCATCTTCAGTGTCTCACCTAATCTCTGGAGCTCTGTGCTCAGGGAACTCATCATGGAAGTGTTTCAGTGCCTGCATGACAGCAGATGTACACTCCACATAGGTGTAGTCAATCATGATGTCACCTGAAGGTGAAGGGTATCAGTTACCCCACACTATCCCACAGAGGGTCCTGGGGCAAAGCCAGGCATGCACTGGGCACAGCAAGGCCAGGCCACTGTGTCTATTTGCAGTGCACAGGATGACCAGCCCCACGCAGCTCCCCTTACCAAAGACCTCTGAGGGGTTCAGCAGCTCCAGTAAGTGGCCTCCTCGCTTGGTTTCATATGTGGCAAAGCCTCCGTCCGAGTTCCTCATGCTCAGCAACTGCCCagacaggaagagagaagggttgggactggcTCACAGGCAGTGCCACCACCCCAAACCAGGTGTAAGGACAAAGTCAGACCCTCAAGTCCATGGGGTGGGCAGACAACTCAGGTCCCAAACTACACTGACATCTGACACTGACGGTCTGGACCAACACATTACATTATGTTGCATATGTAGCTCTGTATCACAGTATATAATCGTGTTCCCACAGCAGGCCACAGGCCTTGTACAGGCTAAGTAATACCAGATCTAACAACTCATCAGGCCTTGATTTTAGCTTGGTTTAGCTGCTgcccacattcctcttggcccTAATTTTTGGAGCACTTACCACATTCACAGCATCAAAGAGGCGCTCAGGGGGGATAGGCTTGGCTATGAAGGGGCACTTCTTCTGCAGAAGCATTACTGACttcagcccctctgctgtgcagtCTGCCACAATCCAGCCACAGTCTCGGGTGCTGAAGGGGAAGCCACCCTGGAAAGGGGAcaggagagctgcagcaccTTGCTCTGACCTGTTCTGTTCTTGTAAGGGAGGAGGTGCTGCCCCTCATTCCCATCCCCTCTGCCCAAATCCCTGCCCTGTTTGTGTGTCCTTCAGAGGCCAGTTGCAGACAGCATACCTTGTTCATATGGCGATAGTATTTCTGGTAGTCGGGTGGGTTCTCTGGGATCTGCAGAAGGCAAGGAACAAGTGAGAGAAGTGTTGCTGAAGTCCCCTTTTTGGGTGCTTTCCTGTCAAGGACCCATCTCCTTTCAGTGCTCCCACTGGTGGCACTATGAGCAAGCCCTGTGACTGCATCTGCACCAAGCTGCCGGTGATGGTGACGCCCACCATGAGCTACTggcctggcagcaggagctgcggcTTACACAGTCTAGGGTTCCTAGAAAGGTGCCTCAAATGTGTGAGCACCGGACAGGATGAAGGACAAATAAGCCCAAACTCTCAGTTTTCCAGCCTTAGTCCAGGCAGCCAACCCAAACATCCCTGGGCCCTCTCCCAGTAACACGGAGTGAAAGGAGGAGGCTGTCCTAGGACTTTGCTAGTCCACCCCTTCAGAAGAGCTCTTGAGAAGGCAACAGAGACATCCAGTAGGGCTCTGAGCAGCAACCAAGTCTGCACAGCGTGTGAGGAACACCAACTGGGTCTGCTCACCTGGGTGAACCGGAGGAATTCATGGGCATTTTGGAGGCAGGATGTGAATTCAGACATCTTCTGGCCTTCTGCCTGCAAACAGAGGTTCACAGTCAGCACTCAGcaaggagctgtggctgccaaatGTGTCCCTCAAGACAAATACATGCTGGGACCTTGCTGACCTGCTGGTCTAGGGGCCATTAATTAATGCCTTTCATGTAGCCCTTTCTGTAGATTTGCTTTCATACCTTATTTACTGTTTCCATTAAAACCCCTACAAGGAGAACTGAGCCAACGACTGTTGCTGGCATCACTAAGGTGTTTGCATGACCAGCTCTGGGGCTTACCACAGCAATCACATCATACCCTCCAAAAAGCATTACCTCCAAGAAGGCCTGGATGGCAAAGGCAGTGTCCCAGAGCTGGGATCCATTTGTGCCctggaagagagaaagcagaTGGTGAGGAGCAGGTCCTGACAACAGCCTGGCCGAGGTGTGGGGTCTGTGGGGCAGCACATCCCTCCTGCATTAGCCCCCTAGCTCCCTCCACCCTATGTCTCAGTTTTGTGTCACCCAACATCTTGGCTGACATGCTGGCATAGAGGGGACAgatgcagcagctcaggaacAGCAATGAACTAGGAAATGAGACAGCAGCTGTGACAGGAGAGGTGGTACAGGGACACAACAGCCACGAGAGAAGCACCGCTGAGTCCTCATGCAGTATTAGGAGCCCgtctttctcctcccttctcccaggACCTGTGGGGATGAAGGGGATGGAGGCCTAGAGCTGTCCCCTCAGCTCACAGCCACAGAGAGGCAAACTAGCAGGACACTGTTCACTTCTAGCACAGCCAGGGGAGGTGGCAGTGAGACAAAGCCACCAGGCACCAAAGGCAAGTGGCAGGAGCTCGGGCACAGGGTGAATAAGCTATCCCATTATTCCATGGGCTCTCCCAGCATGACAGGGTCCCTCTGAGTCACAGCTGAACTCCTACAGCACTTCACCTGCATCTTCATGCCATCGAGGCCCAGCCTGTAGGAGGAGAGAGCAcggtgctgcagcacaggcacaaCAAGAGCACCAGAAAGCAGGCTGGGAGGCACGGtgtgcctgctctgcagggaccaGAGCCCAGAGCTGTGCCAGGTAAGCCACACTCAGCCCTTACCAGAGATAGTCAGGGATCCTGGAAACATGCTCTTGGAAAGCTGGGGAGTTCTTCCCATCCACAAACCAGCGAACCAGCATGTTGATCGTCTTTGAAATCTGTTGAGAGCAGCACTGTCACTGCTCTGGATACAGCTTCTTCCAGCAACACAGACTTAAATCCCTCCCACCCAGCACAAAGCCATCTAGAGGTGTGCCCAGGCTTGATCCCAACCGCTCCATCTGTGGCTGAGTTAGTGAGGTAGGTGCCACAAGATTTCTCCAGAGCTTCTCCTCAGATTGTTTCCCTGGACCACAAGGAGTGGCACCCCTCACCAGCACCACAGCTATCCCATGTCCTGTTAGTATTAAGCTCTTGAGCAataggagcagcaggagctgtgcctgagcaagatcatagaatcccagcctggtctgggttggaagggaccttaaagctcacccagttccaacccctgccacgggcagggacaccttccactagagcagggtgctccaagcccctgtgtccaacctggccttgaacactgccagggatggggcagccacagcttctctgggcaccctgtgccagcgcctcagcaccctcacagggaagagcttctgccttatctccaacctgaccttcccctgtttcagtttgaacccatcaccccttgtcctattgctccagtccctgatgaagagcccctctccagcatccagaGACGGATCTGGTGATTATGGTTACATGCCACAATTGCAGAGGGCTGGGGTGGGTCACAAACTGGTCCTTAAATAGCAAAAGGCAAGATCTTTAAAGCACGTGTCCTACCGGCCCAATGCTGATGCACTTGGTGAATCTGTCATCAGCCTTGATGTGGTCATACAGCTCTGTGACAGCTCTCTGCCGCAGGTGAGTGCTGTGGTGGGCTTCGTACACATTCATGATGGCtacaggagaagaaagagataTGCAATGAAAGACTTAGCCCATGCGGCCAGGCCCACGTTCTGTGGCAGGCTGCACTGCTGCTCTCATGGTGACCAGGGAAGGAAAGCATGGGAACTGCTCTTCCCCACAGTAACCCAAGGACGTGGGCACAAGGCCCTGCTGGTCTCGTGGAGGGAGGAGCCCATGGATCACACAATCCATGTCTCTCTCTATGCCAGCTCCAGGCATAGCTCGCAGTCGACCCTAAAGAACACTCATGGTCCAAAGCAGCCCTCGTGGttccaccaccaccagctcacttggtgccatggtttaaacccagccgatAGCGCAGCCCTTTTGCCCCAGCCAACACCCCACTCACCATAGGCAACCCCCAGCAGCCAGCTGTGCGGGGTGTACACATCACAGGCAGCCACGTTGTTCCTCTGCGCTGGCCAGTCTATGCTGGCGTAGTCCTGCACGTACAGCTCCTGCACGAGACAACAAAGGGCATCAGCCTGGGAGCAAGCACCCAGAGGCAGCTGACTGCTGGAATTTGGATCCCTTGCCTGGACATGGGGACAGTGTGGGTATGGGAGCTGTCATTGCACAAGCCAGAGGGACAGGGAGCCACTTAACCTCACTGGAGAGCTCCTGACCTGCCGCAAGCTCCGTATGAGCTCATCCTCTTCTGCTGACAGACGTTTGGCGTAACAGTAGCTCATGGGCAGGTAAACCTGGCGGCAGTGGCACCAGAGCCGGGACGGGTGGGCTGGGAACCACGTAGGAAGCAGCCTGTTTGCAACAGAGAAGGTGCTATTGTGAGGAACAAGGAGGGCCAAGGGCAGCATGGAGAAACAATGTGCTGAGAGGGGGATGCCTGGAGAAGGGCAAGCCTTTCCCTGTTCCCTGTTCCAGCTGGTACAGCTGCCggagaaaagaagggaataTCCACACTGCCTGGCACTGCTCTGATCCTCCCCACCAGGGATGCTCCCTCTGTCTAGGGCCAGCAGGCACTGCTCCTGGCCCAGTATATAAAGGGTAGGGAGGGTCCCAAGCTTAGAGAGTCAGTTCAGGGccctcttctcttccccacaTGACTCTGAAGGCAGACAGAGCACCAGCAGCCCTTGGTACTGTGCAGCCTCTGCTTTCGCACAGGGAAAATGTCATACTTGCCCTCTCTGACACCCAGAGGCCCTCTGAGTAGTCAAGAAGGGTACGAGTGAAGGTTAGAGCTGGCAGCCTTACATGTGGTTGTCCTGTCATGCTAGGACCCAGTTCTGGCTGGCCACAAGAGCAGAAGCTACTggtggcaggcagggagcacacAGATGTAATAGGACTACATAGGAAAAGCTCTGGCATCTCCCTCAGGGCATTGTTCAGTCCTGTTCACCCACTGGCTGGCCTTGTTGCTATAGTCTTCCAGGCCATATCTGGAGCTATCCCAGCAAGCACCATTTCCATGGGATAGCTGTGGgtggaggcaggaggcaggaCTGACAACACCCCCTACCTCCACACTGAAGGGGGCACATACCACATCTCTGGGAGAAGCGTGTTCATTCCCTCCCAGCTGTAAACGTTCAGGACAGCCAGCCAAAACTTCCCCCAGGAAGGGATTCccacagcacctcctgcagagaCAGGTACCAGCTTACAGGGTTAATGCAACCATGCCAGCTGCCTGCTTGCTTCCGCAGCACAGGCTCCACTTCTCCCCAGGTTAACTGCAAATGCAGATGCCATCAAGGGCAAGCaagagcagcagtttccctgttACCTGGAAGCCCCCATGTCCCATAGAGCCCTCAGGTCCAGACAGACCTCTctccccagcagtgctggcacacaGCAGCTGACCTTTGCTGTGCAGGTTGACACGGGCCCGCACAATGTCAGGGTCATCTGGTCCGACCCCCAGGATCCTCAGGGCTACGTAGTTGAGTGTTGTGCCGAACACTGTTGATTTGTCTTCCACATGcctgtcacacacacacagagacagcaCAGCCATTAGCCAGCTATGGTATTAGCCAGGAACAAAACACTGCACAGGGCTGTCTTTGTCAGGGTGAAGTGGAATGCCAGCAGTGACTGTGGGAAAGGGGACACCCACCTAACGCAGGAAGAAACACTGCTCTGCACTACCCTGTTACACACAGagtggtttggcttggaagggaccttaaagccatccagtcccaacccctgccacaggcagggacaccttccactgcagcagggtgctccaagcccctgtgtccaacctggccttgaacactgccagggatggggcagccacagcttctctgggcaccctgtgccagcgcctcagcaccctcacaggggagagcttctgcctaagagctcatctcagtctcccctattctggcaggttaaagccattccccttggcctgtccctacaggcccttgtccaaagcccctctccaggtttcctggagcccctttaggcactggagctgctctaagatgTCCTCTTaaggaaccttctcttctccaggctgacccagcccagctctctcagcctggctccagagcagagctgctccagcccttacATCTCTGtcgcctcctctggacttgctctaacAGCTCCCACTTGTGTTGGGGGCCACAGGTGCTGTGAGATGCACGATGCTTTGGGATACAGTGCCATAGAGGAGATGCAGCCAGGCTCGCTGCTCCTGCCACCTCTGTGACAAAAGGTACCTGGAGTGCTACACAAGCAAGTCCAGCCCGCAGAGGTATCACTGTTGCAGAGTCCTGCTCCCCCCGCCTGGGCAGATTTGACAGCAGCTCGAAGTGCTGGACCTCGTTGGTGCCACCACCTAAAGTACCATCTCTGCTACTCACAAGCCCCAGCCTCCGTCCGGGAGCTGCACGGAGCGCAGGTACCGCACCATCTCCTTCCGAACGCCGTCCGGCAGCTGGATCTTGGCAGTGTGACACGTTATGAGCAGACCTAGAAGATCAGACGGGCTCTGGCATCAACCCGAACGCGTTCGCTCGCCCCTCTCAGCGGAGGCGCCCTCCGCGGCTCACCTGGCAGCAGGAAGAGGGGACCGCCGTAGTCACCGGCCCAGTGCCCGTCCTCAGCCTGCAGAGCGGCGTAGAACCGCATCCCCTTGCGGGCAGCCTCCCGGGCCGTGCCGGCCACCGGAGAGGCCGTCAGCGCCTCAACCTGCGTGGGGGAGAGAGACAGCGCCTGAGCCGGGGGTGCCCCTCGGCCGGGGCTCTGCCGCCCGGTCCCGCCCCAGCCCCGCACCGTGTCCAGCCCGAGGCTGTGCTCCTCCAGCAGCGTCTGCGCCCGCCGCTCGCCGCCGTCCCCATCGCCGTCGCCCAGGTAGTGCCAGCGCTGCCGGCCGCCCTCGCACCGCAGCCTCCAGTCGGGCAGCGCCGTGGCCGGGGCCGAACGCCGCGGGCCGCCTCTCCGCCGCACCGCCCTGTGGAGACAGGCACCGTGAGCCGCGCTgcgccccgccgcccgcccgcccgcccgccctccgCCGCGCCGGCACCCACCCGCCGTCCACCGCCATCGCCTCAGCGTGCCCGTCGCCGCCGCGCCGGGGCTAGGAGCGGCGCAGGGGCCGCACCGCCCTGGGCTGACATCGCCTCACAGGCCGCAGCCAACGGCGCCGCGGAGCCGCGCCGGCAGCGCCGCCCCGGCCCTAAGCACCGCCCCACGCCGCGCCCCTCGGCCGGTGTCAGGCGGGGGCGGGACCCGAGCTCCTGAGGCCGCCGGTCCCGGTTCTGCTCCGCAGGCATCGGCTGCCCCTGGCCACggtggctgcagctgcacacccGGCTCCAGTACCCACCCCGTGGCTGCGCTCCTCCCTGTGGCATCCCCCTTCTTGCAGCACCTCGGGCCGTGCAGCTGACAGGCCGGAGGGacgggatgccatccagagggacttggaCAGGCGCAAGAACTGGGACCATgcgaacctcatgaggttcaatgGGGCCAGGTGCAGGGTCCTGTACCTGGGTTAGGGCAATGTCAGTGCAAGCTGGGGGATAGAGAGATTGAGAgtagccctgaggagaagggcttgggggtacTGGTAGATGAAAGACTGGATGTGACCCGGTGAGGAGGGGTGCAGCAAGCAGGGGTGAGACCCCTAGAACAGTCTGTTATGCTTTATGGGTGCTGTAACCATGGGGTTACAGGAGGAGAGACACGTGGCACATCCTGGGGGGAGTAAGGCATCCCCACTGTGACCCCTGCCACAGGTGCCACcctcctgcaggcactggcatGGGACAGCAGCCCAAGAGGTCCACGAGGAGGTGGCAGT from Lathamus discolor isolate bLatDis1 chromosome 3, bLatDis1.hap1, whole genome shotgun sequence encodes the following:
- the LSS gene encoding lanosterol synthase codes for the protein MAVDGGAVRRRGGPRRSAPATALPDWRLRCEGGRQRWHYLGDGDGDGGERRAQTLLEEHSLGLDTVEALTASPVAGTAREAARKGMRFYAALQAEDGHWAGDYGGPLFLLPGLLITCHTAKIQLPDGVRKEMVRYLRSVQLPDGGWGLHVEDKSTVFGTTLNYVALRILGVGPDDPDIVRARVNLHSKGGAVGIPSWGKFWLAVLNVYSWEGMNTLLPEMWLLPTWFPAHPSRLWCHCRQVYLPMSYCYAKRLSAEEDELIRSLRQELYVQDYASIDWPAQRNNVAACDVYTPHSWLLGVAYAIMNVYEAHHSTHLRQRAVTELYDHIKADDRFTKCISIGPISKTINMLVRWFVDGKNSPAFQEHVSRIPDYLWLGLDGMKMQGTNGSQLWDTAFAIQAFLEAEGQKMSEFTSCLQNAHEFLRFTQIPENPPDYQKYYRHMNKGGFPFSTRDCGWIVADCTAEGLKSVMLLQKKCPFIAKPIPPERLFDAVNVLLSMRNSDGGFATYETKRGGHLLELLNPSEVFGDIMIDYTYVECTSAVMQALKHFHDEFPEHRAPEIRDTLKKGLDFCRRKQRADGSWEGSWGVCFTYGTWFGLEAFASMQHTYHDGAACREVAQACQFLLSKQMADGGWGEDFESCEQRTYVQSAESQIHNTCWALLGLMAVRYPDIDVLERGIKLLIDKQLPSGDWPQENIAGVFNKSCAISYTAYCNVFPIWTLGRFCRLHPNSPLAGKLRSGYLDGTGETVPEALSA